A window from Hoeflea sp. IMCC20628 encodes these proteins:
- the hmgA gene encoding homogentisate 1,2-dioxygenase, which yields MTHAYMPGFGNDFETESLPGALPQGQNSPQRCAYGLYAEQLSGSPFTAPRGTNERSWLYRIRPSVRHTTDFRVIDRPVWKSAPHQVSDVLSLGQRRWDPTPYPDGAVHFLDALHTVTTAGDVVGQVGMGTHVYALTADMDDDYFFNADGEMMIVPQEGALSIFTEMGIIDVAPLEIAVLPRGMMFKVKRGEGVERARGYVCENYGAKFTLPERGPIGANCLANPRDFKTPVAAFEDKETTCLVHIKWCGAFHVTAIGHSPLDVVAWHGNYAPYKYDLRTFSPVGAIGFDHPDPSIFTVLTAPSGEAGTANIDFVIFPPRWLVAEHSFRPPWYHRNIMSEFMGLIEGQYDAKEEGFLPGGMSLHNMMMPHGPDHDAFEKASTVELKPVKLTDTMAFMFETRFPQMVTRYAAELETLQTGYVNCWEGLERKFDGTPETGGWSGAK from the coding sequence ATGACGCATGCTTATATGCCGGGTTTTGGAAATGATTTTGAAACCGAAAGCCTGCCTGGCGCATTGCCGCAGGGTCAGAATTCGCCGCAGCGCTGTGCTTACGGGCTCTATGCCGAACAGCTCTCCGGTTCGCCATTCACCGCGCCGCGCGGCACCAATGAGCGGTCCTGGCTCTACCGGATTCGCCCCAGCGTGCGTCACACCACCGATTTTCGGGTGATTGACCGGCCGGTATGGAAGTCTGCGCCGCATCAGGTCTCCGACGTTCTCTCGCTCGGCCAACGGCGCTGGGATCCGACACCCTATCCTGACGGAGCCGTGCATTTTCTCGATGCCCTCCACACGGTCACCACGGCAGGTGACGTCGTCGGGCAGGTCGGAATGGGAACTCATGTCTACGCGCTGACGGCGGACATGGACGATGACTATTTCTTCAATGCCGATGGCGAAATGATGATCGTGCCACAGGAAGGTGCGCTGAGCATTTTCACCGAGATGGGCATTATCGACGTTGCACCGCTGGAAATTGCCGTGCTGCCGCGCGGCATGATGTTCAAGGTCAAGCGTGGCGAAGGCGTCGAGCGGGCGCGCGGCTATGTCTGCGAAAATTACGGCGCCAAATTCACCCTGCCGGAACGCGGCCCGATTGGCGCCAATTGCCTGGCCAATCCGCGTGACTTCAAGACCCCGGTCGCAGCCTTTGAGGACAAGGAGACCACCTGTCTGGTCCATATCAAATGGTGCGGTGCATTTCATGTTACCGCGATTGGTCATTCACCGCTCGATGTGGTTGCCTGGCACGGCAATTACGCGCCCTACAAATATGATCTACGGACCTTCTCACCGGTTGGCGCGATCGGTTTTGACCATCCCGATCCGTCGATCTTCACCGTTCTGACGGCGCCATCGGGCGAGGCGGGCACGGCCAACATCGATTTCGTGATCTTCCCGCCGCGCTGGCTGGTGGCCGAGCACTCGTTTCGCCCGCCCTGGTACCATCGCAATATCATGAGCGAATTCATGGGTTTGATCGAAGGACAGTATGACGCCAAGGAGGAAGGTTTTCTGCCCGGCGGCATGAGCCTGCACAACATGATGATGCCGCATGGCCCCGATCATGACGCCTTCGAAAAGGCCTCGACGGTGGAGCTGAAACCGGTCAAACTGACCGATACGATGGCCTTCATGTTTGAAACCCGTTTCCCACAGATGGTGACCCGCTACGCCGCGGAGCTCGAAACCTTGCAGACCGGCTACGTCAATTGCTGGGAAGGCCTCGAGCGGAAATTTGACGGCACGCCGGAAACCGGTGGCTGGTCGGGGGCCAAGTGA
- a CDS encoding fumarylacetoacetate hydrolase family protein — MKLATLRDGSRDGRLVVVSRDLTRASGVPHIARTLQAALDDWKHVAPRLQDVADMLETGAEPTERFHEREALSPLPRAYQWADGSAYVNHVELVRKARGAEMPESFWEVPLMYQGGSDTFLAPRGPIRMADEAWGIDCEGEVAVIVGDVPMGADIETCRAAIELVMLVNDVSLRGLIPAELAKGFGFFQSKPSTAFSPVAVTPDDLGDAWDGGKLHLTLDVDLNGEAFGRANAGVDMTFDFPQLIAHAAKTRALCAGTIIGSGTVSNKGPGGDPGKPVGEGGAGYSCIAEIRTIETIATGKPVTPFMKFGDTVRIDMKNANGHSIFGAIEQTVEKY; from the coding sequence ATGAAACTTGCCACACTCCGTGATGGAAGCCGTGATGGCCGTCTGGTCGTCGTCTCGCGCGATCTGACCCGCGCCTCCGGCGTGCCGCACATTGCGCGCACGCTTCAGGCAGCGCTGGATGACTGGAAACATGTCGCGCCGCGGCTTCAGGATGTGGCCGATATGCTGGAAACCGGGGCGGAGCCGACCGAACGGTTTCACGAGCGCGAAGCGCTGTCGCCCTTGCCACGGGCCTATCAGTGGGCCGACGGCTCAGCCTATGTCAATCACGTCGAGCTGGTGCGCAAGGCGCGCGGCGCCGAGATGCCGGAAAGTTTCTGGGAAGTTCCGCTGATGTATCAGGGCGGATCCGACACGTTTCTGGCCCCGCGCGGTCCAATCCGGATGGCGGATGAAGCCTGGGGCATCGATTGCGAAGGCGAAGTGGCGGTGATTGTCGGCGACGTGCCGATGGGTGCGGACATAGAGACCTGCCGTGCGGCTATCGAACTGGTGATGCTGGTCAATGATGTGAGCCTGCGCGGCTTGATCCCGGCGGAACTGGCCAAGGGGTTCGGCTTCTTCCAGTCGAAGCCGTCCACCGCATTCTCGCCGGTAGCGGTCACGCCAGATGATCTGGGTGACGCCTGGGATGGCGGCAAGCTGCATCTGACCCTTGATGTCGATCTCAATGGCGAAGCTTTCGGGCGTGCCAATGCCGGTGTCGACATGACCTTCGATTTCCCGCAGCTGATCGCGCATGCGGCCAAGACCCGCGCACTCTGCGCCGGCACCATCATCGGCTCGGGCACGGTGTCCAACAAGGGGCCGGGCGGTGATCCGGGCAAGCCGGTGGGCGAAGGCGGCGCTGGCTATTCCTGCATTGCCGAGATCCGGACGATCGAAACAATCGCCACTGGCAAGCCAGTCACCCCGTTCATGAAATTCGGCGACACCGTTCGCATCGACATGAAGAACGCCAATGGCCATTCTATCTTTGGCGCCATCGAGCAAACCGTTGAAAAATATTAG
- a CDS encoding MBL fold metallo-hydrolase translates to MSKKFASAGDMAEKQISFTEIGRDLWAFTAEGDPNSGVIIGDDSVMVIEAQATPRLANKVIEKIRSVTDKPITHLVLTHYHAVRVLGASAYKAPTVIMGDVAGAMVAERGQEDWDSEFQRFPRLFQGHESIPGLTWPTTTFSERMTVYLGKRRVDLMHLGRAHTAGDIVAWVPDEEVMFTGDIVEYHSACYCGDGHYEDWDDTLDLISSFNPQSIGPGRGDALIGPEMVEAAIDSTRDFVESTYRPVAKVVARGGTLKEAWDAVRAECDPKFKDYAIYEHCLPFNVARAYDEARGIDTPRIWTAERDAEMWAQLQG, encoded by the coding sequence ATGAGCAAGAAATTCGCATCCGCCGGCGACATGGCGGAAAAACAGATCTCGTTCACCGAGATCGGGCGTGACCTGTGGGCATTCACCGCCGAGGGCGATCCCAATTCCGGCGTCATCATCGGGGATGACAGCGTCATGGTGATCGAGGCGCAGGCAACCCCGCGGCTAGCCAACAAGGTGATCGAAAAGATCCGGTCCGTGACCGACAAGCCGATCACCCATCTGGTGCTGACCCATTACCACGCGGTGCGGGTGCTGGGCGCATCGGCCTATAAAGCCCCCACCGTGATCATGGGCGATGTCGCTGGTGCCATGGTTGCCGAACGCGGCCAGGAAGACTGGGACAGTGAATTCCAGCGGTTTCCGCGGCTGTTTCAGGGCCATGAGAGCATTCCCGGCCTGACCTGGCCGACCACCACATTCTCCGAGCGGATGACGGTCTATCTCGGCAAGCGCCGGGTCGACCTGATGCATCTTGGCCGCGCCCACACCGCCGGCGACATCGTTGCCTGGGTGCCGGACGAGGAAGTCATGTTCACCGGCGATATCGTCGAATATCACTCTGCGTGCTATTGCGGCGATGGTCACTATGAGGACTGGGACGACACGCTGGATCTGATCAGCTCGTTCAATCCGCAGTCGATCGGGCCAGGCCGCGGCGATGCGCTGATCGGACCGGAAATGGTAGAGGCGGCGATCGACAGTACCCGCGATTTCGTCGAGTCGACCTACCGGCCCGTTGCCAAGGTTGTGGCCCGCGGCGGCACCTTGAAGGAAGCCTGGGACGCGGTGCGGGCCGAATGTGATCCGAAGTTCAAGGATTACGCCATCTACGAACACTGCCTGCCGTTCAACGTCGCCCGCGCCTATGACGAGGCCCGCGGCATCGACACGCCACGGATCTGGACAGCGGAACGCGACGCCGAAATGTGGGCACAGCTGCAAGGCTGA
- a CDS encoding FAD-dependent oxidoreductase, with product MGKIFEVPLYPYQRSADQDAATPVRYPVVVVGAGPVGLALAIDLAMQDVAVVVLDENDKVSWGSRAICFAKRPLEILDRLGCGDPMVNKGVIWNLGKVYFDERQVFGFNLLPEQGHKRPAFINLQQYYLEQFLVERVRQLQAEGKPIELRGANKVLDVKQDETGAQLTVGTPEGPYQLEADWVVACDGAASPIRTLLGLDFTGRVFEDNFLIADVVMEAKFPTERWFWFDPPFNRGQSALLHKQPDNVWRIDFQLGWDIDRDAELKPENIDRRLRAMLGDEISYELEWSSIYTFQCRRMDRFREGRVVFAGDSAHQVSPFGARGANSGLQDTDNLAWKLKLVLDGKSPFTLIDSYDLERVHGADENILNSSRSTDFITPKSEISRIFRDAVLDLSERYEATRPMVNSGRLSVPCTYDSSPLNGPDCALMPERTRPGSPMVDAPVPGGWLLDQLGSRFQLLTINADAPERIEVEGVTVKRLALSLADDADSYLTPRYLGDAGSAIYLVRPDQHVAARWDHFDETAVKKALLTAIGR from the coding sequence ATGGGCAAGATTTTTGAGGTTCCGCTGTATCCCTATCAACGATCAGCCGATCAGGATGCTGCCACGCCGGTGCGCTATCCGGTGGTGGTGGTCGGCGCCGGACCTGTAGGGCTGGCGCTGGCGATTGATCTGGCGATGCAGGATGTTGCGGTCGTTGTGCTCGACGAGAACGACAAGGTCAGCTGGGGATCTCGCGCCATTTGCTTCGCCAAGCGGCCGCTCGAGATCCTCGACCGGCTCGGCTGTGGCGACCCGATGGTCAACAAGGGCGTGATCTGGAATCTCGGAAAGGTCTATTTCGACGAACGCCAGGTGTTCGGATTCAACCTGCTGCCCGAGCAAGGCCACAAGCGCCCGGCCTTCATCAATCTGCAGCAATATTACCTCGAGCAGTTTCTGGTCGAGCGGGTCAGGCAGTTGCAGGCCGAAGGCAAGCCGATCGAACTGCGCGGCGCCAACAAGGTGCTCGACGTCAAGCAGGACGAGACCGGCGCGCAATTGACCGTCGGCACGCCGGAGGGACCTTACCAGCTTGAGGCAGACTGGGTGGTCGCCTGCGATGGCGCAGCATCGCCGATCCGGACGCTGCTGGGGCTCGATTTCACCGGACGGGTGTTTGAGGACAATTTTCTGATCGCCGATGTGGTGATGGAAGCCAAGTTTCCCACCGAACGCTGGTTCTGGTTCGACCCGCCGTTCAATCGCGGCCAGTCGGCGCTGCTGCACAAGCAGCCCGACAATGTCTGGCGCATCGACTTCCAGCTTGGCTGGGACATTGACCGCGACGCGGAACTCAAGCCGGAAAACATAGACCGCCGCCTAAGGGCGATGCTCGGCGACGAGATCAGCTATGAGCTGGAGTGGAGTTCGATCTACACCTTCCAGTGCCGCCGCATGGACCGGTTCCGCGAGGGCCGGGTGGTGTTTGCCGGCGACTCGGCGCATCAGGTGTCGCCCTTCGGCGCCCGCGGCGCCAATTCCGGCCTGCAGGACACCGACAATCTGGCCTGGAAACTTAAGCTGGTCCTCGATGGTAAGTCACCGTTTACGCTTATCGACAGTTATGATCTCGAACGTGTCCATGGCGCGGATGAAAACATTCTCAATTCCTCGCGCTCGACCGATTTCATCACACCAAAATCCGAGATCAGCCGGATCTTTCGCGATGCGGTGCTGGATCTGTCCGAGCGTTATGAGGCGACACGGCCGATGGTCAATTCGGGGCGATTGTCGGTGCCGTGCACCTATGACAGCTCGCCGCTCAATGGCCCGGATTGCGCATTGATGCCGGAGCGCACCCGTCCGGGCTCGCCGATGGTGGATGCGCCGGTCCCCGGCGGTTGGCTGCTCGATCAACTGGGAAGCCGGTTCCAACTGTTGACCATCAATGCGGATGCGCCGGAACGGATCGAGGTCGAAGGTGTGACGGTTAAGCGGCTGGCGCTGTCGCTTGCTGATGATGCCGATAGCTATCTCACACCGCGATATCTCGGAGACGCGGGTTCTGCGATCTATCTGGTGCGGCCAGACCAGCATGTTGCGGCACGCTGGGACCATTTTGACGAGACGGCTGTGAAAAAGGCGCTGCTCACAGCGATCGGGAGATAA
- a CDS encoding DUF2783 domain-containing protein, with protein MAELNTKANIPAPDDFYAELLAIHDGLSKADSDALNARLVLLLANHIGDREVLSQALRAAVLKE; from the coding sequence ATGGCAGAGCTGAATACCAAGGCCAATATCCCGGCGCCGGATGATTTTTATGCCGAATTGCTGGCGATTCACGATGGTCTGAGCAAGGCGGATAGCGATGCGCTCAATGCGCGGCTGGTCCTGCTGCTGGCCAATCACATCGGCGACCGTGAAGTGCTGTCGCAGGCCCTGCGCGCCGCCGTACTGAAAGAGTAA
- the maiA gene encoding maleylacetoacetate isomerase, whose translation MDKPVLYDYWRSSASYRVRIALNLAGIDYTPVVVNLLKGEHKAADNLERNPQGLVPSLEIDGLMLTQSLAIIEYLVETRGVSLLPDEAADRARVRALAHAIAMDIHPVCNLSVVGHVLELTGGGDAVRQAWMQRFISQGLAAFEALLDHPTSGSFCHGDGPGLADICLIPQIYNAERWGADISGFKRIQAVRAACDQIPGFARAHPDNNNF comes from the coding sequence ATGGACAAGCCGGTTCTCTATGACTATTGGCGCTCGTCGGCGAGCTACCGGGTGCGGATCGCGCTCAATCTGGCTGGCATCGACTACACGCCGGTTGTCGTCAATCTGCTCAAGGGCGAGCACAAGGCCGCTGACAATCTCGAGCGCAATCCGCAAGGGCTGGTGCCGTCACTGGAGATAGACGGGCTGATGCTGACCCAGTCGCTGGCCATCATCGAATATCTGGTAGAGACCCGCGGCGTGTCATTGCTCCCAGACGAGGCCGCCGATCGGGCCCGGGTGAGGGCGCTGGCGCATGCCATCGCCATGGATATCCATCCGGTCTGCAATCTGTCGGTGGTGGGGCACGTGCTTGAACTGACCGGTGGCGGCGACGCGGTGCGCCAAGCATGGATGCAGCGCTTCATCAGCCAGGGATTGGCCGCCTTCGAGGCGCTGCTTGACCACCCGACGTCAGGAAGCTTCTGCCACGGTGATGGGCCCGGCCTCGCCGATATCTGCCTGATTCCGCAGATCTACAATGCCGAGCGCTGGGGCGCGGATATCTCAGGGTTCAAACGCATTCAGGCAGTCCGGGCTGCTTGCGATCAGATCCCGGGCTTTGCCAGGGCGCATCCTGACAACAATAATTTTTGA
- a CDS encoding NAD(P)H-dependent oxidoreductase, whose translation MRILLVYCHPVPESFCASIRDTVVQALAKAGHEVDLLDLYAEGFDPVMPADERRHYNEMKLADHPFPNHAERLQAAEGLLFVYPTWWYGMPAMLKGWLDRVWTPELTFRIPDGPGPIEPLMTHINLLGVITTCGAPRWWSYVVAHPGKRTILRGMRALCGKRCRRLFMAHYLMDKSTPESRAKFLTRIEKRLTRL comes from the coding sequence ATGCGTATTCTTCTGGTCTATTGCCACCCGGTGCCCGAAAGCTTTTGCGCCAGCATCCGCGATACGGTCGTGCAGGCTCTCGCCAAAGCCGGTCATGAGGTTGATCTTCTTGATCTCTATGCCGAAGGCTTCGATCCGGTGATGCCGGCCGACGAACGCCGCCATTACAATGAAATGAAACTGGCTGATCACCCGTTCCCAAACCATGCCGAACGGTTGCAGGCGGCGGAGGGATTGCTGTTCGTCTACCCGACCTGGTGGTATGGCATGCCGGCCATGCTGAAGGGCTGGCTCGACCGGGTCTGGACGCCGGAGCTGACGTTCCGGATCCCTGACGGCCCCGGCCCGATCGAACCGCTGATGACCCATATAAATCTCCTGGGCGTGATCACCACCTGTGGCGCGCCGCGCTGGTGGTCCTATGTTGTTGCCCATCCCGGCAAGCGCACAATCCTGCGCGGCATGCGCGCCCTTTGCGGCAAGCGCTGCCGCCGCCTGTTCATGGCGCATTATCTGATGGACAAATCGACACCGGAAAGCCGCGCCAAATTTCTGACTCGAATTGAAAAACGCCTCACAAGGCTTTGA
- a CDS encoding NAD(P)H-dependent oxidoreductase, producing MRILVVHAHPVASSFNAGLFRMTVEQLPKAGHEVDVIDLYQDGFNPVMSEAERLNYHDLDANRKPVEAYVDRLLKAEALVLVYPVWNYGFPAILKGWFDRVFLPGVSFGLVNGKVQPTLRNIGKIVVVTSYGGSRFRSWLMGDPPRKIANRMLRATVRPGASVSYLAHYEMNLSTDKTRHAFMARVQTALDKL from the coding sequence ATGCGTATTCTCGTCGTCCACGCGCACCCGGTTGCGTCAAGCTTCAACGCGGGCCTGTTCCGCATGACCGTTGAGCAGCTGCCCAAAGCCGGCCACGAGGTCGATGTCATCGATCTCTACCAGGACGGCTTCAATCCGGTCATGAGCGAAGCAGAACGGCTGAATTATCATGACCTTGATGCCAACCGGAAGCCGGTTGAAGCCTATGTCGACCGTCTGCTCAAGGCAGAAGCCCTGGTGCTGGTCTATCCGGTGTGGAACTACGGCTTCCCGGCAATCCTAAAGGGTTGGTTTGACCGGGTGTTTCTTCCCGGTGTTTCGTTCGGTCTGGTCAATGGCAAGGTCCAGCCGACCTTGCGCAATATCGGCAAAATTGTCGTCGTGACCTCTTACGGAGGTTCGCGTTTTCGCTCCTGGCTGATGGGCGATCCGCCGCGCAAGATCGCCAACCGCATGTTGCGCGCAACCGTCAGACCCGGCGCGTCTGTCAGTTATCTCGCCCACTACGAAATGAACCTTTCCACCGACAAGACGCGGCACGCCTTCATGGCGCGTGTGCAAACCGCACTGGACAAGCTGTAA
- a CDS encoding FAD-binding oxidoreductase — protein MDMTALIADLDGIRIEQNDKIIQQKSRDFYWYSPVLKRQLDHVTGELVVSPKTEAELIQVLKACYRHDVPVTPRGTGTGNYGQAMPLSGGVVLSLADLNEIKQISLGRVICGPGVICSDLDKAAHADSGQELRMHPSTAHTATIGGFIAGGSGGVGSISWGGLRDFGNVIRLRVVTMEEEPQVLELTGEDLHKVTHAYGTNGIITEIEMPLAPAYDWVDAIVGFDSFDEATVYANALARQDGILTKLISVVAAPCPFDYFKRHQKFLTEGQSVVLVMVAPHSHDAFKAFTARHSGEIVFDATTAGELKGLPPVFELAWNHTTLRALRVDPAWTYLQTLYPFPNQLELTSKMDRMFPGELISHLEFVRFDGDITCFGLPLIRYSTEERLDEIIDLHNAHGCPVFNPHRYTLEEGGMKQTDEIQLAFKRQADPKGLLNPGKMIAWDDPDYDFGSGKTWLFKGLKQAS, from the coding sequence ATGGACATGACCGCACTGATTGCCGATCTGGATGGAATCCGGATCGAGCAGAATGACAAGATCATTCAGCAGAAAAGCCGCGACTTTTACTGGTATTCGCCGGTGCTCAAGCGCCAGCTTGATCATGTCACCGGCGAACTGGTGGTCTCTCCCAAGACCGAAGCAGAGCTGATCCAGGTTCTCAAGGCCTGCTATCGCCATGACGTGCCGGTCACCCCGCGCGGCACAGGAACCGGCAATTACGGTCAGGCCATGCCCTTGTCGGGCGGCGTGGTTCTGAGCCTTGCCGATCTCAATGAGATCAAACAGATATCCCTTGGCCGCGTGATCTGCGGTCCCGGAGTTATCTGTTCCGATCTCGACAAGGCCGCCCACGCAGATTCCGGGCAGGAACTGCGCATGCATCCCTCCACCGCCCATACGGCAACCATCGGAGGCTTCATCGCCGGCGGTTCTGGCGGGGTCGGATCGATCTCCTGGGGCGGATTACGCGATTTCGGCAACGTCATCCGCCTGCGCGTTGTCACCATGGAAGAAGAGCCGCAAGTGCTCGAACTCACCGGCGAGGACCTTCACAAGGTCACTCACGCCTACGGCACCAACGGCATCATTACCGAAATCGAAATGCCGCTGGCGCCGGCCTATGACTGGGTCGACGCCATTGTCGGCTTTGACAGCTTCGACGAGGCGACCGTCTATGCCAATGCGCTGGCCCGCCAGGACGGCATTCTCACAAAGCTGATCTCTGTCGTCGCGGCCCCCTGCCCGTTTGACTATTTCAAGCGCCATCAGAAGTTCCTTACGGAAGGCCAGAGCGTGGTTCTGGTCATGGTGGCGCCGCACAGCCATGACGCCTTCAAGGCGTTCACCGCCCGGCACAGCGGCGAGATCGTCTTCGACGCCACAACTGCAGGCGAGCTCAAGGGCCTGCCGCCGGTGTTCGAGCTGGCCTGGAACCACACCACCTTGCGGGCGCTGCGGGTCGATCCGGCCTGGACCTATCTGCAGACGCTGTACCCGTTTCCTAACCAGCTTGAGCTCACCTCGAAGATGGACAGGATGTTCCCCGGCGAGCTGATATCGCATCTCGAATTTGTCCGTTTCGATGGCGACATCACCTGTTTCGGCCTGCCGCTGATCCGTTATTCGACCGAAGAGCGACTCGACGAGATCATCGATCTGCACAATGCCCATGGCTGCCCGGTGTTCAATCCGCACCGCTACACGCTCGAAGAAGGTGGCATGAAGCAGACCGACGAGATCCAGCTGGCCTTCAAGCGCCAAGCCGATCCCAAGGGCCTGCTCAATCCCGGTAAGATGATCGCCTGGGACGATCCGGATTATGATTTCGGTTCGGGAAAAACCTGGTTGTTCAAGGGTTTGAAGCAGGCAAGTTGA
- a CDS encoding cytosine deaminase — MSATITLPTSGVYSLANLRLHRSHVSGVEGLVFDADGFALTRIDVAGGNIIAIGGYTAQPVDDAGIDCRGAIAFPAFVDCHTHIDKGHIWGRKPNPDGSFPGALTAVGEDRAARWTAEDVERRMEFSLSCAYAHGTKALRTHLDSLPPQEDISWPVFETVRERWKGRIELQAACLFGIDTARDEAWFNRLADIVARHRGVLGAVTYMVPDLDALLDRMFRKAIDLGLDLDFHADETDDVEAISLDRIADAALRHGFEGRILVGHCCSLARQPDDTIKATLDKVARAGLSVVSLPMCNMYLQDRRADATTPRWRGVTLLHEMAARGINVCVSSDNTRDPFYAYGDLDVLEVYREATRILHFDHPVGEWPATIANNPARAMGMADAGSLTPGGKADLVLFRGRSLTELLSRPESRRTLIRDGKLIDATVPDYQVLDDLMER, encoded by the coding sequence ATGTCGGCGACCATCACCCTGCCCACGTCTGGGGTCTACTCGCTCGCCAATCTGAGGCTGCACCGGTCCCACGTCTCAGGCGTCGAAGGGCTGGTGTTTGATGCCGATGGATTCGCCCTGACCAGGATCGATGTCGCTGGCGGAAACATCATCGCCATTGGCGGCTACACTGCCCAACCCGTGGATGACGCCGGCATCGACTGCCGCGGAGCCATTGCCTTTCCGGCCTTTGTCGATTGCCACACCCATATCGACAAGGGCCACATCTGGGGGCGCAAGCCCAATCCGGATGGCAGTTTTCCCGGTGCGTTGACGGCCGTTGGCGAAGACCGCGCAGCTCGCTGGACGGCCGAGGATGTCGAGCGCCGCATGGAGTTTTCGCTCAGCTGTGCCTATGCCCATGGCACCAAGGCGCTGCGCACCCATCTCGATTCACTGCCGCCGCAGGAAGATATCTCCTGGCCGGTGTTCGAAACCGTTCGCGAGCGCTGGAAAGGCCGGATCGAGCTTCAGGCCGCCTGCCTGTTCGGCATTGACACCGCCCGCGACGAGGCCTGGTTCAACCGGCTGGCCGACATCGTCGCGCGCCATCGCGGCGTCCTCGGCGCAGTCACCTATATGGTGCCCGATCTTGATGCCTTGCTCGATCGCATGTTCCGCAAGGCCATCGATCTGGGTCTTGATCTGGATTTTCATGCCGATGAAACCGACGACGTCGAGGCCATCTCGCTCGACCGGATCGCCGACGCCGCTTTGCGTCATGGTTTCGAAGGCAGGATCCTTGTCGGCCATTGCTGCTCGCTCGCCCGCCAACCCGATGACACCATCAAGGCAACACTCGACAAGGTCGCCCGCGCAGGCCTGTCTGTGGTGTCGCTGCCGATGTGCAACATGTATCTGCAGGACCGCCGTGCGGATGCAACCACGCCACGCTGGCGCGGTGTCACGCTGCTGCACGAAATGGCAGCGCGCGGCATCAATGTATGTGTCTCATCCGACAACACCCGCGATCCGTTCTATGCCTATGGCGATCTCGATGTGCTCGAGGTCTACCGCGAAGCCACACGGATCCTGCATTTTGACCATCCGGTCGGCGAATGGCCGGCCACAATTGCCAATAATCCTGCCCGCGCCATGGGAATGGCAGACGCGGGCAGCCTCACACCGGGCGGCAAAGCCGATCTGGTGTTGTTTCGGGGTAGAAGCCTGACTGAACTTCTGTCCCGCCCTGAAAGCCGCCGAACACTTATCCGCGATGGAAAGCTCATTGACGCGACTGTCCCTGACTACCAGGTCCTTGATGATTTGATGGAGCGTTGA
- a CDS encoding ABC transporter permease: protein MSSIETTRPLVIDAEEARRERSRRLERTGRWLLPLIIMAAAIILWDRICVWNEIPKYILPRPGVVLDTLIEDAGLLFSSLMVTLRITVLSLALAVFGGVGLSVLFTQSRWIEMSLFPFAIVLQVTPIVAIFPLINIYVDDQTTKLLLCAWIVAFFPILSNTTLGLNSVDRNLIDYFKLNGATRWQTLWHLRLPAAMPYFLGGLKIAGGLALIGAVVAEFVAGTAGQSSGLASRIIEAGYRLNAPRLFAALILISATGIVIFLTLSWISHLVLHRWHESALKQEQ, encoded by the coding sequence ATGTCGTCCATTGAAACCACGCGTCCGCTGGTGATCGACGCCGAGGAAGCCCGCCGCGAACGCAGCCGCCGGCTCGAACGCACCGGCCGCTGGTTGCTGCCGCTGATCATCATGGCCGCTGCCATCATCCTCTGGGATCGGATCTGTGTCTGGAACGAAATCCCGAAATACATCCTGCCGCGCCCTGGTGTGGTGCTCGACACACTGATCGAAGATGCGGGCCTGTTGTTTTCCTCGCTGATGGTCACCTTGCGGATTACCGTTCTGTCGCTGGCGCTCGCAGTATTTGGCGGCGTCGGGCTGTCGGTGCTGTTTACCCAGTCACGCTGGATCGAGATGAGCCTGTTTCCCTTTGCCATTGTGCTGCAGGTGACGCCGATCGTGGCGATCTTCCCGCTGATCAACATCTATGTCGATGACCAGACCACAAAGCTGCTGCTCTGCGCCTGGATTGTTGCCTTCTTCCCGATCCTGTCCAACACCACGCTCGGCCTCAATTCGGTCGACCGCAATCTGATCGACTATTTCAAGCTCAATGGCGCCACCCGCTGGCAGACGCTGTGGCACCTCCGGCTGCCCGCGGCGATGCCCTATTTTCTTGGCGGACTGAAAATCGCCGGCGGTCTGGCGTTGATTGGCGCCGTGGTTGCCGAATTCGTTGCCGGTACTGCCGGCCAGTCCTCCGGCCTAGCCTCGCGCATCATCGAAGCCGGTTACCGGCTCAATGCACCACGGCTGTTTGCTGCCCTGATCCTGATTTCCGCGACCGGGATCGTGATCTTTCTCACCCTGTCGTGGATATCCCATCTCGTGCTGCATCGCTGGCACGAGAGCGCGCTCAAGCAGGAGCAGTAA